In Synechococcus sp. KORDI-52, one genomic interval encodes:
- the fmt gene encoding methionyl-tRNA formyltransferase, giving the protein MNILFWGTPVYSVPTLDALHGTGHNIVGVVTQPDRRRGRGKQLVPSPVKARAEELGLQVFTPERIRRDDDCKAKLAALGADVSVVVAFGQILPKDVLEQPPLGCWNGHGSLLPRWRGAGPIQWALLEGDQETGVGIMAMEEGLDTGPVLLEQRTPIQLLDTSFALAERLSTLTAELMVQAMPLIEDAGPGSEEERLARLNVRAQTEETTYARMLKKQDYELDWSAPALNIHRKVMGLHPGAFTHWQGKRLKVLRTEPLIERLRDQLSPEVRQLLGQWPTGGHPPGTILAVIEDMGLVVSSTGCPLLIREAQLEGKVRCTPPILLQHLKATPGDRFNKC; this is encoded by the coding sequence TTGAACATTCTGTTCTGGGGAACACCGGTCTATTCGGTGCCGACCCTTGATGCATTGCATGGGACGGGTCACAACATCGTTGGGGTGGTGACTCAGCCTGATCGACGGCGGGGTCGGGGCAAACAGCTGGTTCCATCACCGGTGAAGGCGAGGGCGGAAGAACTCGGTCTTCAAGTATTCACCCCTGAACGGATCCGACGGGATGACGATTGCAAAGCCAAGCTCGCTGCCCTCGGTGCTGATGTTTCGGTGGTGGTGGCCTTCGGACAGATCCTGCCAAAGGATGTGTTGGAACAACCTCCTCTGGGCTGCTGGAACGGCCACGGATCACTTCTACCGCGTTGGCGCGGTGCTGGTCCCATCCAGTGGGCCCTGCTCGAAGGGGATCAGGAAACGGGTGTGGGGATCATGGCCATGGAAGAAGGGCTGGATACTGGTCCTGTGCTGCTCGAGCAACGCACACCGATCCAACTGCTGGATACGTCCTTCGCCTTGGCCGAACGGCTCAGCACCCTCACTGCAGAGCTGATGGTCCAGGCCATGCCACTGATTGAAGACGCGGGTCCTGGCAGCGAAGAGGAGCGATTAGCAAGACTCAACGTGCGCGCTCAGACCGAGGAGACAACCTATGCCCGCATGTTGAAAAAGCAGGATTACGAATTGGATTGGTCAGCCCCTGCGCTCAACATTCATCGAAAAGTTATGGGGCTTCATCCTGGAGCGTTCACCCATTGGCAGGGCAAACGTTTAAAGGTGCTGCGGACGGAGCCACTGATCGAGCGCTTGCGGGATCAACTCAGCCCTGAAGTGCGGCAACTCTTGGGCCAATGGCCCACCGGGGGACATCCACCAGGGACAATCCTGGCCGTGATTGAGGACATGGGACTTGTGGTGAGCAGTACCGGCTGTCCTCTTCTGATTCGGGAGGCGCAGCTGGAAGGGAAAGTACGCTGCACTCCACCCATTCTGTTGCAGCATCTCAAGGCCACTCCGGGAGACCGCTTCAACAAGTGTTGA